A single genomic interval of Chitinophaga sp. 180180018-3 harbors:
- a CDS encoding TolC family protein, translating into MKYIIKYIWLLLWMPLPLLAQTQVLSLDSILQRISRNNVLLQSYGLRAESYRYSADAATAWMAPMVGAGTFMTPYPGQKVMDERDKGSLMLQLEQDIPNPAKLNAKKRYIASQGNVELAGRDVTLNELTAQAKRLYYGWIIASKRIAVLQENEKIMLMMKKIEEIRYPYNQSQLSGVFKANAKIEDNRNMIRMQEGAIAKAMAWLNSLMNAPGNQPFGIDTSFHPVFQPASSYDTASLAAVRKDVWKMNESIHSMQLNIESMKRDKKPDFRIRFDHMYPLGGMMPQAFSAMGMISIPIVPWSSKMYKSGIKAMQYNVQSMEKEKAAMLQETQGMLYGMQYEIRTMEQRVQAMEDKIIPALRQTLDANFLNYQENKLALSNVIDSWEALTMMQSNVLDEKLKLYEMIVDYEKQLYR; encoded by the coding sequence ATGAAGTACATCATTAAATATATATGGCTGCTGTTGTGGATGCCCCTGCCATTGCTGGCGCAGACGCAGGTATTGTCGCTCGACAGCATCCTGCAACGTATCAGCCGGAATAATGTGCTGCTGCAGTCATACGGACTGAGGGCGGAAAGCTACCGCTACAGCGCCGATGCTGCCACTGCCTGGATGGCACCAATGGTAGGAGCAGGAACTTTCATGACGCCTTATCCCGGTCAGAAAGTAATGGATGAACGCGACAAGGGCAGTCTGATGCTGCAGCTGGAACAGGATATTCCTAATCCTGCCAAACTCAATGCAAAGAAGCGCTATATCGCTTCCCAGGGCAATGTGGAACTGGCCGGCCGCGACGTAACACTGAATGAACTAACGGCACAGGCTAAACGCTTGTACTACGGATGGATCATCGCCAGCAAACGGATTGCGGTACTGCAGGAAAATGAGAAGATCATGCTGATGATGAAGAAGATTGAAGAAATAAGATATCCTTATAATCAATCGCAGCTGAGTGGCGTGTTTAAAGCCAATGCAAAAATAGAAGATAACCGTAACATGATCCGCATGCAGGAGGGCGCCATCGCAAAGGCCATGGCGTGGCTGAACAGCCTGATGAACGCACCCGGCAATCAACCCTTCGGAATAGATACCAGTTTTCATCCCGTTTTTCAACCGGCTTCTTCTTACGATACTGCCTCACTGGCCGCCGTGAGAAAGGATGTATGGAAGATGAACGAAAGTATTCATTCCATGCAGCTGAATATCGAAAGCATGAAACGTGATAAAAAGCCGGATTTCAGGATCCGTTTCGATCATATGTATCCCTTAGGAGGTATGATGCCACAGGCTTTCAGCGCTATGGGCATGATCAGTATTCCTATTGTGCCCTGGTCGTCGAAGATGTACAAATCAGGCATCAAAGCCATGCAGTATAATGTACAGTCAATGGAAAAGGAGAAGGCAGCTATGCTGCAGGAAACACAGGGTATGCTGTATGGAATGCAGTACGAGATACGCACGATGGAACAACGGGTACAGGCCATGGAAGATAAGATCATACCGGCACTGCGGCAAACCCTCGATGCAAATTTTTTGAACTATCAGGAAAATAAACTGGCACTGAGCAATGTGATCGATTCCTGGGAAGCATTGACCATGATGCAATCAAATGTGCTGGATGAAAAATTAAAACTCTATGAAATGATCGTGGATTATGAGAAACAGTTATATCGTTAA